GTCGTCGTCCAGGCCGTGCACCTTGCGGCGGGCGGGCAGCGACGGCGCGCCGCGCGCCGACACCAGCAGGGCCAGCGGTGAGGGCAGACCGTGCTCCTCGAACCGGCGAACCACCTCGAACCCGACGGACGCGCCCATGCTGTGCCCGAACAGGGCGATCGGAGCGTCGACCAGCGGCCGCAGCGCCACGAAGACCTCGTCGGCCAGTGCCCGCAGATCGGTGATCACCGGTTCGCCCCGCCGGTCCTGGCGGCCGGGATACTGGACGGCCAGCACTTCGACGTCGGGCGTCAGGGCGGCCGACAGGTGTCGGAAGTACCCGGCCGCGCCCCCGGCGAACGGCAGGCACACGAGCCTCGTTCGGCCAGACGGCGCCTCATGAAAGCGCCGCACCCATGTTCCGTCGTCCACGCTCGTTCTCAGCACGCCCGCGAGCGTGACACCGCCACGTTGCCCACCCACACCCCTACCCGGCCCGGCTCCACCCCTAGAGCACGCCGAGGACGTGGAGTGGGCCCTGTCCGTGCTCGCCCGTTCCTGGTCCAAAGTCATCTGGGCGCCCGGTAACCACGAGCTGTGGACGCCTCGCAACGACACGGTCCAACTGCGCGGCGCACACCGCTACCAGCACCTTGTGGAAATGTGCCGCCGACTCGGGGTACTCACCCCGGAAGACCCCTACGCCGTGTGGCAGGCCGCCAACGGGCCCGTGACGGTCGTCCCCATGTTCCTGCTGTACGACTACACGTTCCTGCCCGCGGGGGTTATGTCAATCCCCTGGTTTCGTAGAGACCTCTCCTATGCGGCCTTGCACCTCTGGTCGCTCTTCTTGCGTGCTTCGGTGATGGTCCGTTAGAACTCCTCCGGCGGCAGCGAGATCAGGGGGCTAATCGACGTCAAGGACGAGTCTGCCCGTGAAGTTCCGCCTGTTGTCCGCGTCGAGCGCCTCATCGTGGCGCCTCCATGAGTCCCGCCAGCCGAGCTCCACTGTCAGCTCTTCGCGGGCAACCAACTCCATTAGGCGCGAAAGGTCCTCCCCGAACGGCGTCCGCGTGATCACGGGCGAGTTCAGGGTCTTGCCCTGAGCGATGGTGCAGTCGAACGCCGCGGGCATTCCGGCGATCCAGCCGATGCTCTGCACAACGCCGCCGTCACGGAGCGCGGACCAGGCGTGTGCCAGGTAGGGGCCTCCTACGTTGTCGATCGCGACGTCAATGCCTTCTACCCCGTCGAGGTCAGAGACCACCTCGTGGGCGCCGAGGTCCGCGAGGCCTCCGGTCCGACGGGCTTGGGCTACAACGTGGGCGCCGGCGCGTGCCGCGAGCTGCACGGCAAACCGACCCACGGTGCCCGAGGCCCCGGTCACCAGGACTCGCTTTCCCGTGAGGTCGCCGGACTCTTGCAGCGCCCGCAGCGCGGTGACGCCGCCTACCGGCAGCCCGGCAGCCAGGCCCAGATCGACCCCGTCCGGAACGATGGCGACGTCGGTGGCGGCCACGGCGCGGCGCTGACCCCACGCCCCGCCGGCAAGGGCGAAGCTCACCACTTTGGAACCGGTTGCCGGGCCGCTGCCGTCGGCGGCGGAATGGATTACCGTGCCGGCCGCGTCCCAGCCCGGTACCGTACCGCTGGGGATCATGGACAGCATGCTGATCTCCCCTCGGTTCACACCGACCGCCGCCACCTCGATGACGAGTTCATGAGCGGCTGGCTGTGGTTCGGTTACGTCCTCAGAGAGCGCCAGCCCGAACAAGGCCGCGGGGTTTGCCGTCAATGCACGCATGAAAGTACCTCTGTCCCTTGCGGACCATTGCCCTGCGGTCTTGCGATGTCTGATGCCGAGAGGCTCGCTGCCCGGTTACAGCTGGGTCTGTCCGCCGTTGACCTCGTAGACGGAGCCGGTGACGAAGGAGGCCTGGTCCGACAGCAGGAAGGCGGCGACCGCGGCGACCTCGTCCGTGGTGCCGCTTCGCTTCATCGCGGTCTTGTCGGCGATGGCCTTGCGGACCTCCGGGGGCAGCTCCCTCGCGGACGGGGCGTCGATCGGCCCGGGGGCGATCGCGTTGATCCGGATGCCCCGCTGGGCGTACTCGACAGCGGCGGAGCGGGTCAGGCCGATGATTCCGTGTTTGGAGGCCGCGTAGGCAGGGCGTCCGGCGTGGGCCATGACACCGGCGGTGGAGGCCATGTTGAGGATGGTGCCGCCGCCGCTCTCGGCGAAGTACGCGAGCTCGGCCTTCATACAGTAGAAGGTGCCGTTGAGGTTGATCCCTATGACGTCGAGCCAGTCCTGAGGGTCGACCTCGTGCGTGTCGGTCAGCGCGGGAGTGATGCCGGCGTTGTTGAAGGCGAAGTGCAGCCGGCCGTAGGTGCGGACGGCGAATTCGACGAGTTCCTGGGCTGCCTGGAAGACGGAGATGTCGGCCGTGAACGCGGAAGCGTTCCCGCCGCCGGCGGTGATCTCCTTGGTGACGCGGTCGGCGCCGGTGATGTCGCGGTCGGCCACGATGATCTTCGCGCCGTCGCGGGCCAGCCGCTTGGCCGCGGCCTCTCCCAGACCGGAGCCGGCACCGGTGACGATTCCTACCTTGCCGTTGAAAGACATGATGTGGTCCTTGGTCGAGTTGTCTCGTGCCTCAGTGGGTCGGGGTCAGGACGGTGAAAACCGCCCCGGTGGGGTCCAGAAGGACCGCGATGACGCCGTGCCCGGTCGCGGTGGCCTGCATCAGTACCGTGGCCCCGAGCTGAACGGCGGCGTCGGTGGTCTGCTGGGCGTCGGCCACGGTGAAGTAGGCGTCCCAGTAGGGCGGGATCTCGGCCGGCATGGCCGGGGGCCTTGGCAGCAGTACCGAGATGCTCCGGCCGCCCAGCTGCCAGTCCCGGCGGTTCAGCGGGCCGTAGGGCTCGCCCAGAGTCCAGCCGAAGACTTCCCCGTAGAACGCCGCCGACTGCTCAACATCGTCGGTGATCAGCTCGCCGCCGTGGAAGGCGCCGGGCTCACCCGCTGCACCGCAGCCCTGGTGCTCCCCCGCTTCCCACAGGCCGAACCGGGTGCCTGCATGATCGGCCACCACCACTGACCGCCCCGCCGCGGCCAGCGCATGCGGTCCGGCCAGCAACGTCCCGCCGGCCGTCAAGACCCTCTCGACGCTCTTGCCGGCGTCGGCCACGGTGACGAACGTGGTCCAGCCGCCGCGCTGGGCACCGGGCGCAGCAGTCACGGCCGCCGCGGGACGCCCGCCCAGCAGAGCCAGCTGCGACTGTGGCTGCCCGCCAAACCCGTCAGCGAAAGCCCAGCCGAACAACCGCCCGTAGAAGCGAGTACTCACTTCGACATCGGGCGTGTCCAACTCCACCCATGCCACCATGCCGTCCTCATGGAAGTCGACTTCCATCGCTCTCTCCTTCGGTAGCCCCCTGGACTGTCAACGATAGGCATAGATGTCAGCTGCTGACAAGCAGCACCATCGAAAGACAGATGTGTCGGCCGGTGCTCGGAGCCCTGGAGGGCGGCTCGGTCCCGGGTTCACACTCTGCGGATGATGCGAAATATCTGATCATTTCGGGGTGCCTCGCCCGACGGCGCCAGGGAGGGCCCGACTCTTCCCACCTGCCATCAAATGACGCACATGGCATCCGATGACAGTTAAGATGCAGGAATGGCAGCCACAGGTGCGAAGACGGAAGGCGGCGGGGTGCGCGAGGTCGCCCGCCGCGCGGTCCAGGCCGAGATCGCGGCCAAGGCGATGAAGCTGTTTCTGGTTCAGGGGTTCGAGCAGACAACGGTCAACCAGATCGCCGCCGAGGTCGGGATCTCCAGCCGGAGCGTCTTCCGGTACTTCGACTCGAAGGAAGAGATGGTGGTCGGCGAGCTCATCGAGCTCGGCACCGAACTCGTTGCGGCCCTGGAACACCGACCCGCGCAGGAAGACCCATGGGTAGCACTGCGGCAAGCCCTGCAGGTCTGCGTCGACTCATTGGAAGGGCACCCACTGGGGCTACGCCGGGCCACCATGCTTGCCACCACCCCCTCGCTGCGTACCGCCATGATCGACAAGCATCTGCGCTGGCAGCAGATACTCGTTCCCGACATCGCGAAGCGACTGCAGCACGGCGGCGAGTTGGCTGAACTCCAGGCGCGCGGACTCGTCTCCGCCGCCCTGAGCTGCCTGGACGTCGCCGCCACCGCATGGACCGAAACCCACGACACCCGGACGTTGACAGACCTCGTAGACCTGGTGTTCGCCGCCGTACGTCCCCAATAAGCCGTTTTAAGTTGATTCAGTCAGCGTTTTCAGCGTTGCCCCCGGGCCCTCCCTGCCTCGGCCCAGGACAACGACATCAAGCCCCTCGAGCGGATCGCCGGTGTCCGCACCGCGGACTCGCGCTGGGCCACTGCAGGCCGGCGCCTTGAAGTGGCCGTTCACCCCGCGTCCGCC
This sequence is a window from Streptomyces sp. NBC_01217. Protein-coding genes within it:
- a CDS encoding thioesterase II family protein produces the protein MCLPFAGGAAGYFRHLSAALTPDVEVLAVQYPGRQDRRGEPVITDLRALADEVFVALRPLVDAPIALFGHSMGASVGFEVVRRFEEHGLPSPLALLVSARGAPSLPARRKVHGLDDDGIVAELTALGGTDPAVLADPELRAMVMPALRGDYQAAEGYQAPTEGAVVDVPIVALAGDSDPRVSVDDVAAWQDHTRGAFRMEVFPGGHFYLSDCVPDVAAQIRSVLLSR
- a CDS encoding zinc-binding dehydrogenase, with the translated sequence MRALTANPAALFGLALSEDVTEPQPAAHELVIEVAAVGVNRGEISMLSMIPSGTVPGWDAAGTVIHSAADGSGPATGSKVVSFALAGGAWGQRRAVAATDVAIVPDGVDLGLAAGLPVGGVTALRALQESGDLTGKRVLVTGASGTVGRFAVQLAARAGAHVVAQARRTGGLADLGAHEVVSDLDGVEGIDVAIDNVGGPYLAHAWSALRDGGVVQSIGWIAGMPAAFDCTIAQGKTLNSPVITRTPFGEDLSRLMELVAREELTVELGWRDSWRRHDEALDADNRRNFTGRLVLDVD
- a CDS encoding SDR family NAD(P)-dependent oxidoreductase, producing the protein MSFNGKVGIVTGAGSGLGEAAAKRLARDGAKIIVADRDITGADRVTKEITAGGGNASAFTADISVFQAAQELVEFAVRTYGRLHFAFNNAGITPALTDTHEVDPQDWLDVIGINLNGTFYCMKAELAYFAESGGGTILNMASTAGVMAHAGRPAYAASKHGIIGLTRSAAVEYAQRGIRINAIAPGPIDAPSARELPPEVRKAIADKTAMKRSGTTDEVAAVAAFLLSDQASFVTGSVYEVNGGQTQL
- a CDS encoding VOC family protein; the encoded protein is MEVDFHEDGMVAWVELDTPDVEVSTRFYGRLFGWAFADGFGGQPQSQLALLGGRPAAAVTAAPGAQRGGWTTFVTVADAGKSVERVLTAGGTLLAGPHALAAAGRSVVVADHAGTRFGLWEAGEHQGCGAAGEPGAFHGGELITDDVEQSAAFYGEVFGWTLGEPYGPLNRRDWQLGGRSISVLLPRPPAMPAEIPPYWDAYFTVADAQQTTDAAVQLGATVLMQATATGHGVIAVLLDPTGAVFTVLTPTH
- a CDS encoding TetR/AcrR family transcriptional regulator; this encodes MAATGAKTEGGGVREVARRAVQAEIAAKAMKLFLVQGFEQTTVNQIAAEVGISSRSVFRYFDSKEEMVVGELIELGTELVAALEHRPAQEDPWVALRQALQVCVDSLEGHPLGLRRATMLATTPSLRTAMIDKHLRWQQILVPDIAKRLQHGGELAELQARGLVSAALSCLDVAATAWTETHDTRTLTDLVDLVFAAVRPQ